A region from the Corylus avellana chromosome ca7, CavTom2PMs-1.0 genome encodes:
- the LOC132188173 gene encoding uncharacterized protein LOC132188173 gives MYDMIDVKGSEGLLFKEACKRLGISNKENQSLVSMMAYRFGMHLQAEIHSKTKAYRIWTARNFNSKSSNAFPRKSKTVTSENKVDNLDIPKSLSTSGSDIATPAKMNDSEITTEPSCGSNPQQILHEPRETVPDAKHDSVGMEMETNAPSETAPTDSLKPFKSRSYQRYPCLSLTVDGAQREQRILERLQNEKFILKAELHRWLMSLEKDKCTTIDRKTLRRMLDKLQQQGHCKCITINVPLVTNSDSTRTAHVVLHPAVTLSPELHEEIYDKLRFFKRQSHSKAYSRWKSKSVPELNGVQRNQQFIRFQEGLKGNRDECASTFQKKKKSSEGGLVKGTTVDDETGQLGSQRLPDTVNKFAEDQHVSVASDGVHKHLQSHKEDYYPENVEEHTPNEDDEKYNSFTNHCAFSEKLQFRRRFHWTEEADRKLIIQYVKQRVVLGPKIQHACWASLPDLPAPPGSCLKRMASLNKNEAFQKALMRLCNIVGGWYVKHLEKIQNRSLEDTDRQPLLRSSSGEGLKGNCFSVFALTQETVFEVRRQDDFTEERIKRAFDEVLWCMHMATLEARKKAGSVFEGPDRNMDSKGYAGGKASQHSKNQIPEGTGDRATKFSNWLHERGKYLMGGIGLTADLQCGDIFHLFALVSSGELSIYPFLPENGVGEADDLRSKKQRIDDNEFVDGNKFNKNQSLEEVEEGEGGVSISPCLPNECCVTVENKSVDGEGGELSCPCSPDEVDVEGKDLRKMKRKIDNNECFHVSEDKKLKSMKGGYYEFRREKGFPSIMLYVHSAPITRTNAVGVGSFNNGEICNDELLADGSDNCLTSMAGLDQDPEPPSLTKSPGRNDDANLILQPKDHANFGADSQPNPLILPWKNGDEFINSIIYKGLISTVLRTVMQNPGILEDDIIHQMDGLTPQSCRKVLELMTLDKHLIVKKMFQTSSTAPPAILGTLLGNHFRKSKLICSKHFFANPLSTTLL, from the exons ATGTATGATATGATTGATGTTAAAGGATCTGAAGGGTTGCTTTTTAAGGAG GCATGCAAGAGGCTCGGAATCAGTAACAAAGAGAATCAGTCTCTGGTTAGTATGATGGCATATAGGTTTGGAATGCATTTGCAGGCTGAGATTCATAGTAAAACAAAGGCATATCGAATTTGGACGGCCAGGAATTTCAACAGTAAATCATCTAATGCATTTCCAAGAAAATCAAAAACAGTCACTTCTGAAAATAAAGTAGATAATCTAGATATTCCTAAGAGTCTTTCGACGTCTGGAAGTGATATTGCTACCCCAGCAAAAATGAATGACAGTGAAATTACTACAGAACCTTCTTGTGGTTCCAACCCGCAACAGATACTCCATGAACCAAGAGAGACAGTTCCTGATGCTAAACATGATTCAGTTGGTATGGAAATGGAAACAAATGCTCCATCAGAGACAGCACCTACTGATTCCTTGAAGCCATTTAAATCCAGATCATATCAGAGATATCCATGTTTATCTTTGACTGTTGATGGTGCACAGAGGGAGCAGAGGATACTCGAACGGTTACAG AATGAGAAGTTCATTTTAAAAGCTGAGCTGCATAGATGGCTCATGAGTCTTGAGAAGGACAAGTGCACAACAATCGACAGGAAGACCCTTCGTCGAATGTTAGACAAGCTTCAGCAGCAAGGACACTGCAAATGCATAACCATAAATGTCCCTCTGGTCACAAACTCTGACAGTACTCGTACTGCTCACGTGGTTTTGCACCCAGCTGTTACTTTGTCTCCCGAACTACATGAAGAAATTTATGATAAGCTGAGATTTTTTAAGAGGCAAAGCCATAGCAAGGCCTATTCTAGGTGGAAGAGCAAATCAGTTCCTGAACTGAATGGTGTCCAGAGaaatcaacaatttattagATTTCAGGAGGGTTTAAAAGGTAATAGGGATGAATGTGCTTCAACTTttcagaaaaagaagaaatcttcAGAAGGAGGGTTAGTAAAAGGTACAACAGTTGATGATGAAACTGGACAGCTGGGCTCACAGAGGCTACCTGACACTGTTAATAAATTTGCAGAAGATCAACATGTTTCTGTTGCTTCTGATGGAGTGCATAAGCATTTGCAATCACATAAGGAGGATTATTATCCAGAAAATGTGGAAGAGCACACTccaaatgaagatgatgagaAATATAACTCCTTTACTAACCATTGTGCTTTTTCAGAGAAGCTACAATTTCGAAGAAGATTTCATTGGACAGAAGAAGCAGACAG GAAATTAATAATCCAATATGTGAAACAGCGTGTAGTGCTTGGGCCAAAAATTCAACATGCATGTTGGGCTTCACTTCCTGACCTGCCAGCACCTCCAGGTAGTTGCCTCAAAAGAATGGCATCACTGAACAAAAACGAAGCATTTCAAAAAGCTCTAATGAGACTCTGTAACATAGTCGGTGGATGGTATGTGAAGCACCTGGAAAAAATCCAAAACAGGTCATTAGAAGATACTGATCGCCAACCACTTCTGCGAAGTTCATCAGGGGAAGGTCTCAAGGGAAATTGCTTCAGTGTCTTTGCACTTACTCAAGAAACAGTTTTTGAGGTAAGACGACAGGATGATTTCACCGAGGAACGTATTAAGAGAGCCTTTGATGAGGTTCTTTGGTGCATGCACATGGCTACTTTGGAGGCCCGAAAAAAAGCAGGATCTGTCTTCGAGGGGCCAGATAGAAATATGGATTCTAAAGGATAT GCTGGTGGTAAGGCTAGTCAGCATtctaaaaatcaaattccagagGGTACTGGAGATAGGGCTACTAAATTCTCTAATTGGCTCCATGAAAGAGGGAAATATCTTATGGGAGGGATTGGTCTTACTGCAGATTTACAGTGTGGAGacattttccatttatttgCTCTAGTTTCTTCAGGTGAACTCTCCATTTATCCATTCTTGCCAGAAAATGGCGTTGGTGAAGCTGATGACTTGAGAAGCAAGAAACAGAGAATTGATGACAATGAATTCGTTGATGGcaataaatttaacaaaaatcaatccttagaagaagttgaagaaggtGAAGGTGGAGTGTCCATTTCTCCATGCTTGCCTAATGAATGCTGTGTAACTGTTGAGAACAAATCCGTTGATGGAGAAGGAGGTGAACTGTCCTGTCCATGCTCGCCAGATGAAGTTGATGTAGAGGGCAAAGACCTGAGAAAAATGAAGCGTAAAATTGATAACAATGAATGTTTTCATGTTAGTGAGGATAAGAAACTGAAATCCATGAAAGGAGGTTACTATGAATTTCGCAGAGAAAAAGGTTTTCCGAGTATCATGTTATATGTACATAGTGCACCAATTACAAGAACCAATGCTGTTGGAGTAGGATCGTTCAATAATGGGGAGATCTGTAATGATGAACTTCTTGCTGATGGGAGTGATAATTGTTTGACTTCAATGGCTGGTCTTGATCAAGATCCTGAACCACCTTCATTGACAAAGTCCCCAGGGAGGAATGATGATGCTAATTTGATCCTCCAGCCAAAAGATCATGCTAATTTTGGTGCTGATTCACAGCCAAATCCATTGATATTGCCATGGAAAAATGGAGATGAGTTCATCAACAGTATCATCTACAAGGGACTTATAAGCACTGTTCTCCGTACTGTGATGCAAAATCCTGGGATATTAGAG GATGATATCATACACCAGATGGATGGATTAACCCCCCAG AGCTGTAGAAAGGTGTTAGAGTTAATGACTCTTGATAAGCACCTGATTGTCAAGAAAATGTTTCAAACTTCATCCACTGCACCCCCTGCCATTCTGGGAACACTCCTCGGGAATCACTTCAGAAAATCAAAGTTGATTTGCAGTAAGCATTTCTTTGCCAATCCCCTGAGCACAACCTTGCTGTAG